The Littorina saxatilis isolate snail1 linkage group LG15, US_GU_Lsax_2.0, whole genome shotgun sequence genome contains a region encoding:
- the LOC138948240 gene encoding LOW QUALITY PROTEIN: uncharacterized protein (The sequence of the model RefSeq protein was modified relative to this genomic sequence to represent the inferred CDS: substituted 7 bases at 7 genomic stop codons), protein MHYHLAVISKTTMSGQXQPVNQEERVYPVISKTTLSGQXQPVNQEERVYPVIKRVYPVISKTTLSGXXQPVNQEERVYPVISKTTLSGQXQPVNQEERVYPVISKTTLSGQXQPVNQEERVYPVISKTTLSGQXQPVNQEEKVYPVISYISKSFNLQWHFHK, encoded by the exons ATGCAttat CACCTAGCTGTGATCAGTAAAACCACTATGTCAGGACAGTAACAGCCCGTGAACCAAGAAGAAAGAGTTTATCCTGTGATCAGTAAAACCACTTTGTCAGGACAGTAACAGCCCGTGAACCAAGAAGAAAGAGTTTATCCTGTGATCA AAAGAGTTTATCCTGTGATCAGTAAAACCACTTTGTCAGGATAGTAACAGCCCGTGAACCAAGAAGAAAGAGTTTATCCTGTGATCAGTAAAACCACTTTGTCAGGACAGTAACAGCCCGTGAACCAAGAAGAAAGAGTTTATCCTGTGATCAGTAAAACCACTTTGTCAGGACAGTAACAGCCCGTGAACCAAGAAGAAAGAGTTTATCCTGTGATCAGTAAAACCACTTTGTCAGGACAGTAACAGCCCGTGAaccaagaagaaaaagtttatCCTGTGATCA GCTACATCTCCAAGTCTTTCAACCTACAGTGGCATTTCCACaagtga